ACATTCACATTTGGGACAATACTCAGTGAATCATGGCCTCTAAGTAGCACCACTGGAGCAGTGGAGGGCTGAGTGCCTTGCCCAAGGGTAGGATGACTGCAAAGAGATTCTCAAAGTGGGGGATGAGTCAAGGTTccagaaaataaaatgatgtgCTGTGCCTTTTTTAATAAGCTTACGTCCTGTCTTAAATTGTATGTGTGACAGCAACCCAGCTGGGTGACGTCATTGCTTCTGCCATTCAGCATGACTCAAGAGAACGTCTCCAGCCTCGGAGAGTATGCTTCCGCGACAGGAGAACAAACAATATTCAAATCTGTGCTAGATGGACGAAGAAAAAAATGGAGGAAAACATATCTCATCAGCAGAGCTTCGCTGCGGCTGAGGGGTCCTGAGGCACTGCTTGTCCAGTTACTCGCTTACGTAAGGGGAGTTGTTGCGTAATCAAAATGCTGAATTTTCCCACGATTGGTCCTCAGGTGTGACCTGCCGTGTTCAGAAGTGCGCATCATCAAAGCAAAGAAGGCAGCATCACCGCGCCACAAAAAAATCAAGAACTCATTAAAAGTCAGACGCACGGACCGCTGGACAGTGAGCAGCAGCACTGCTCCAGGTTGTTTACTCACAACTGGGAACCAAACAGCTGAGGTGGAACTTGCCGTAACAAGCGAGGAGGAACACATCCTACTACAATTACTCTCCTGGGTTATGGTTTGCGTCAGATGCGGCACAGAGGGGGGGGAAGGGGAGCATGATGGTGTTTGAAGAAATTTGAAAGCAGACAAGGAGGGATCTTGAGATTTTTAAAAGATTAGCTCAATTTGACTAAGTGTAAGAGATACTTGCCTTGTCAGCTGCTGTGAGCCGGGTCCAGGGCTTATCTGCCCGCCTGTCGTAGTCCTGGGCATCTGACACCTCCACGTAGTCACTGAATTGGATGAGAATTTTGGCCTGTCTCAGCTCCTCTACAGTGGGTCTCTGGCTCAGCtggaaagagaggagaaagaaagaaagagagttgGAGAACAGAAAACTAGGTAGAGTATCCCTAGTCGCTGTCACAGTTAGCAGCTTCTCAGAATTTGCATATGTTCAATTCCTTATAGAaagattacaaaaaaagacctGCACATCCAGTATTTCTTATGCAGGTGCGTCAGAAAGGAGTACAATATCACATTGATCACATTGCTTTGGCATTCAGGACTTTTATTGAATCAACGGGCTAATAAATATATTCTAAAAGAatatgcataaaaaaaaaaaaaaaaaacatatcaatTGATTATTCCAGCTAAGGGGATAAAAATCACCACCATCTGGCCGAATCAGCCAGGGCGCAATATCGACAAATATTAGCTTATCCCAGTTATCTGTAACGGCTTTAATGACGGTCGATAAAGAACATGGAACTACAGAACAAAAACGCCAGAGGTCGTTTAGAAACAGTGAAGGCATTACACAACTTGTCCAtcggggaataaacttcaacaGTAAAATGTTCAGTACATTTCCTGatcaaaatgtgttaaaaacaaaaatcaaatgtaAGGGATCCTTACCTACAGTGCATGCGCAATGTTGTATGAATGCGTAGTAAgtgtgatatacagtataggaTGAACAGGTTTGTTTAAAACTGACTGAAAGTGTTTACACTGTGATGCATACAACTAATTCCCTCCAACAGCTGTGAGATTTTTGTTTTAAGCTGCATGTCTGCAGGTGATCAGAAAGTGCTATAATCTAATTGAAAGTGAAGGGAACACGCGCAACACCTCCATATGGTGCCAAAGAATTTGGCAGCCAACATGTCGAAGGGCCAAGGGTAACAAGGACGTCAGCGTATCCCGGGGAGACCTGAGAACTACAATACTGGACCTGTAACAAACTAGATTTTTACTTCTCGCTACAGATGAGTCACTGTCACAGTGTTTGCTTATCCTGGCCAACAATTTAACCCCTCCAAATTTAGTGTGCGTTTGCACCTTTGGAGCTATTTTGGACTCACCTTTCGTGACAGCCTTCGTTttatctccctcttctcctcaATCTCCTCTTGCTCATTGCGAGCTGCAGAGAATGAGAGGATGAGTGTTATACTGCGAGTGCAAACAGTGGACTGAACATGAAATGTTTAGAAAGTACTGAAAGGGGAACAAACACTATTTGCATAATGTGGCTCATTAGATTCACACTAAACTGGATAAGTTCCTTACAGCCTAAAATAGTTTCCATCATTGGCTGTTTAATGCTATTAGGGATGAGTATCGGGGGAGAATGATTGCTTTGTTCCTTTTAAGTTGTCCCAGCGCTTTTTGGTCCATGTTTCTGATCAAGTGATTAACCTATTTAAGAataaacatttctttcttttacaagaaaaaaaaatatgatcacGTTAAGAAGTTCTTACATCTCACTAAAATTCATCCATGTCTCGTATATTCAGTGAATTACAGAGCCAAAAAGCTCAGAGGAGGAAGTTAAAAGGAGACACACGTAAACAAGAAGCATACTGGGACACTGCTCCCGTTTGCAAAAGCTTCAGCAGtcaaatgtgtgcatgtgctgaacacatactgtatctgtagTACTATTCACAGTTTTGAATTCCACTCTAGAAAATCAAGTCCTGTTTATTTAAccttgtatgtgtgagtgtgataACGAGGACATGACTTGTCACTCGTGAATTCTTTGACTTTGTATTTTCCTCCTGCACTCTGCCAATCATGCAGGAGCCTTTAGGAAAGCAGGAACTGCTGGTAAATCAGTCTTTGATGTGAGGGACGCAGAGTACCAGGCAACAGAATGGCTTCTCGCTCTGATAGTGCATGCGTTTGAGCAAAACAACCCAGCTCTCTGGACATGACCCCTTAGGGAGCCCTGCCGCCTGTCTGCCTCAGATGAAAAGGAAGACCAAGGaggaataaaaaagagaaatgtttGCCACTAGCTTTCACATAACTAGgtctctcaaaaaaaaaaaaaaaaaaaaaaaaacactgcaccaTGAAGTCTTCTTGCACAAAAGGCAGCAACAAATACAGACTCGTACTTCGCTGGGTCGCAAATGTCACAGGGTTAGAGAGGGCAATTTTGGAAATGACTTTAGCAGCTTAGAGATGTTATGTTAAATATATTAAGACACTCACGTTTGAGTATGTTCCTCTGTTCCAGCTCCTCCGCTGTGGGTCTCTGACTCAAGCGCCTGGTTAGAAACATACATCCATGatcagcacacaaacacaggcaagAGGTCAGCAGGGAAACACCAAATCAATACAGTTCCTGATGCAAATCAACCTACTTtacatataatataatgtacTCATCAACTGTCATTGTTCATAAGAAAATCTTTGCAAACATGTTGCTGGTTCTTCTTTTGTGATATATGTAGTTTAGAGAAAGGTGTTTTCTtccctccattttttttttttttttttaaagataattttgttgggcttttccacctttaatggacaggacagctatgtgagaaaggggagagagagggggaagacatgcaggaaatcgtcacaggtcagactcgaaccctggacctctgtgtcgaggcaATAAACCTCCATGTTattgtgcgcctgctctacccactgagccaacccggccactctTCCCTCCATTTTGCCCAGTATTCACTTCCCTGCTTTGACAGCAGCTCCCAGTAAGGTTATCTTATTCACATTTTGCCGCACAGCATGAGTGCTTTTACAACTGACAATCCTTGGCTTTAGAGTAAGATGCAATGTGTTAGTGCCAAACATCAACTCAATGTTCCCTTACTTAATGTTGCAACAGGGTTCAATGTTGTTTTCTCATAGTTGAAAGGTTTGCATCATTTTTAAGCTCAGTAGCTTGACATGTGCACTTACCAAAAAATTCAATCAACCATGATCAACAATGCGTCTTTTTTATGGAATGACTGCATGGCAATACTGTACACTGGTGCAATGCAGGGAAGGCGGCCAGTAAAAGCCATTTATTCCTGAAGACTCAGCTCTCATCTGATGCTGAATAAGGCAATGTGACACGGCCACACGCCAAGTGAAAGGTTTTAACACTCAAGACAGCTAAAATaaaccaaccacacacacatctacacagTCAAAGACTCATGGAACatgacagtcagacactgtacccatcacattttcttcttttctgcaACATCTGAAGAGAtacattttgtacagattatCTCCAATTTCCTCAACTTGAAAGCGGCTGAAATGACTAAGATACCAAAAGGCAATCTCTGTGAGGTCACTCGAAGTGCTTTCAACTGGGGACTCTTAATATAGCACTGTGTCAGGACCCTGCGGGAGTAGACCTAACAGTAGGCACTGGATCAATGATTGTCTCCATCTTGTTCAGATCTGACAGCCATCTGGAACTGCGCTGCCCTATAAGCTATTATCATGCCACTTGAGGTTATCGTTCGGAAAAAGTCAGAACACTGAATCTCAGTCTGGAGCTCTCCGCCTCTCAGTACTGAGCATCATATCGGCATCACGCCAGCAAAAATGCAGCTACTGTGAATAAACATGCACAGACTGGTCAACAAACATCCATATGGATGCTCCTTTCCAAATGATTTATATCACACCCAGATTTATTTAAGGCACTGACATTATCTACTAAGAGAACTGCCTGCTTGTTCTCTGCAATATGAAGAGTAGAGACATGAGTATAATGACATTATATAAGGAGTTACACAAGGTTTTATGATGTGGCTAACATGAAGAACAATttgtttaaagctgcactaatcaatattttttattaacaatGAATCAAATGTGTATTGTGAAAGTTGTCACTCATAATGAATAACCTACAAAGAATTATCGTCAAATTCTGCAGTTCACCAcaacagtgttgtagtactcgagttTGGACTTTTGAAGGTCTCATCTCAAAATCttactcggtcttgtctcggtctcagataaagaggactccgattttatttcaagaccgcaactgccttttgattattttatcaagGCATTTCTCATACACTTATGGCAATAAAAGAGGTGAATGAAGAACAATCTTAATTTGTTTCCTGTGAGTGTTTTTTTATAGGAATGTGGATCTTTTAGATCGATTTGAGTAGTGCCTATGGttagcattttccacattttatcATGTCATGCAGTGCGGGACTcgcactggtctggtcttggtcttaacTCGGTCTCGCCCTGGCTTGGTCTTGGCTCtttctcaacccctcaaagtcttgatcTTGACCCAGTCTCAATACACTCTgatcttggtgatgacttggtctcggtttaggtggtcttgacttcAACACTGCCCCACTTctctttaaagaaatagttcaagATTCCAGGAAATAAGAACGCATGGCCAAGAAACAGTCTCGCACACCACAACGGATCAAAATATAACATGTTCATTTGTAAGCTTTaggaggtgctggtaggcagatgtTTTTACTAGCCGTCTCCCTCTTCttcaagtctttatgctaagctaagctaatcctctcctggctgtagcttcacaaTTATCTGACagatgagagtggtatcaatcttctcatataactctcaacaagaaagcaaataaaccTATCTCCCAAAATGTAAATCCATTTCTTTAAGAGACATAAACTACATATTACATGAAATATATTAAAGCAAGTAAGATTCACAAACAAGTAGCCAAAGACACAGCAGTACACTTTCACAAGGGTAAAAGCCAAAACTCTTCTGTTGAGTTTTCTCCCTTGAGATAAGTGTCTTCAGGGTTTTCCCAGTTAATCAGGTCAATAGAAGTAAGTTGAGGTCAGCGTGTCCTAGAATAGCATTATCATAATCAATTCTGAACATTACAGGACAAATGCTGTTGGCAAAAAGCATGAAATTAGGTATTGTGCATCAGATGACACTGTGCAAAGGACACTGTGACAGAGCTTTTTGGGAACATGACAACTAAGCAGGCAGGCCTTCTGGGAACACACACTGTGTTCCAATCACAGTGGGGAATAGTGACTTGAGTGCCAATTTCTCTAGATTATACTCCATCCCTCCCTTGCAACCATATTTCCCATCTCTCATATCTGATTATACTATTCGGCTTATATTTTCACCCATACGCTTGGCAGTCTTTTCCTCTCTCAACACATTACGTCCCCTTCATTCAGACAGGCAAGACGTGTTCAAAGAGCACAGTGAAATCAAATGAGGCTTGTGATCCGTTGGAGAAAAACATTATGTTGTTGGATCTGTTCAATTACTAGAATTCACATTTATGATctcaacatatgtatacaaATCCCTGTGATTTGTACGCACTGCACCATTGTAGAGCGCGTGTGTGTAAACTGCTGGTATGAAGTGGCTTGCGTGGTGCTGCTGTGTGGAGGAGTCGGGTGGAGATAGTTTGGCACATGCATCACCGTGGTGATTCAGTCAGCGAGGGAGGAAGTCAGGCAGGAggaagaaagaggagaaagagagtgagagcgagctagagagaagacaagaagaaaaaagagggggggggggaatgataCATCGCTGAAATTAGGTCAGCTCCATTTTCAGAGCCTCTTTTTAACGAGATAAAACGTTTATCCTTATCGGATGtcgagatgaaaaaaaaaaagaaaggatatAAAAGTGTTTCAATAGAAAGAAGGCTCACATTTGCAACACTTAGTCACAGTTCTATCAGCCGGGACATTGGGCCATCGCCAGCCCAAagtaagataaaaacaaaatgcttgGTTTGGTTGAGACGGGTCAGTGCTGTTTTCCAGCAACAATTGTTGCTACAGCAACATCAACCAGGTTAACTAGTTTAaagatgcatgtgtgtatgtgtactcaCCTTGTGAGTTTGGTGCCTATCTGCTGCCTAGACTCCAGTCTCTCCTCGTCTGTCTGCATGGGCAGGATGTTTTTCTCCTCCAGCTCTCTTTTGGATGGACGGTTACTCAGCTTGATGGCCAGAGAGTCTTTCCTCAGCACCTTCTGAGCCAGAGAACCTAAACCCAAACACCATGGTCAAACATGAGAGGGGCTGCAGGCATAAAGCCAAGATGTCGGGCCTCATTtaccaaaatgtgttttttcatcATTCTACTGTATCTCTCAATTGTTTACCGTTTTTATTTCGTGGTTCTGATGCTGAGATTTAAGTAGTtgcaaaatgtttgaaaaatgtccaaatatgaAATACTGCTTTACCCCAAGGCGActattattttgttatatattataGTTTGTGTAACTTCAGATGCTTTGCACAATACCTGAAATGTTTGCCTATACATAGATTTGGAAAAACAAGATTCTAAATCAAGTGTCCTGTACCTTTAAGTATTACTCGTACTTTCAAGTCATGATGTGGCGCATCGAACGATTCCATCACACATGGCCGATCACAACCTTTAAAAGCTCCAACATGCTCCCATGTGAAAATCGGACACAGCTTTGCACAGTTCAGCATTTTTGCTGAGAGGTTGAGCATCCATGGGTAACAGCATGATACTGGATACACTCCCGTGAAACTCATTTTTACCATGCTTTAAAGGTCAAACTAAAACTGAGTTCCAGGAGCCTTCAGGTGAAGTTAACAGTACTGTCGATCAGGCAAATGTGTCATCATATCTGTAAACATGAGCTATTCTTACCAACAAAAGAGAGGCAAAGACAGTTTTCCTTCCAAGGCACactatgtttttttgtcatttcatgCCTCTGATAACACATAGATGAAAAAAATCCTAGATAGACAGAGTATATACATCTctgttgaaagaaaaccaatGTTAGCCACTGACTTTGCAATCAACGTTCTCTTCATTTGTGCAGTTTAAACATTAAAGACTCGTCAGGTCACTATAACGTCTGCTGCTCACTTGTTAATATGTCATCTTCATCATCGTCCTCGTCATCATCCACATCATCGTCCTCGTCCTTATACATGCTGGGCAGATCTTCGTAGTCGGACTCGTTCGGCATGTTCTCCTTGTCATCCTCGTAGTCGATGATCACAGATGGCACTTCTCTCCTGTCCAGGGGGACACACTGACCGACGCCGTGCAATGCAGAGCTAGTGGAGAGAAATGGAGAGGTGTTTCTAGCCATTAACCGAAGGGGTCATGCTTATGGCCATAGCATTTGGCCTTGCTTAGAAGATGAACATGCCCAGCCCCTCAACAGCGAAAACAGAAATCCAGTTTACATGGGAAACCTCAAATATTCAAGCTTAGCTCTATTTCATCTTTTTACAGTCAGCAAATTGTTTATGAGATGTTGCATTACTGAAACTATAACCCTCGTAAACCTTCTCAATCCAGAAAAAAAGGGATTTAAAAGACAATAATGGAGCTTCTGGTACATAGTCTAATGATAGCTTAGTGGGTTTTTAATCCAAGTATAGAGGGAGGGGAGATGTATAACTAAAGCTGAATGAAACTGCAGTACAAAGGGCCTGGATACAGACCAAGTACAATTATGTGCAGTCCTACGCAATAACATGCAATCCTCTGAACTACACAAGAGGAAAAGAGTAACTGACTATACAACTTGTATAATTCGAAACAAGGTGtcagaaatacattttcagGAGCTAGCATTTGCATGCAAGTGCTAACCGGTCACATATTTGATAGATTTCATTAATCACAGTGTAGTTGGAGCTTCTTATGATGGGCCACTGTTGCGTGACTAATTGTGAGCAATGTCAGGACCATAACTTCCTTATCCCTGTCCAAACGGCTTTGGAGAAAAAGAGATCCTAATGTACGACGTATGTTACATAATGTCCAATCCGCTACCCTGTCCCTTTTCTCCAAACACGAAGAAACGCAGCTCTTGTAAAGAGCAGCTGGTCATGTTATTATGTCAGGCCAACTGCTGGAGGGACGCCTACTTCATGAGCCTATGCccagacatacacacatttacttTAAAATTAGGCCATGCTGCCCTGTGAGGCAGGGTGCTGAAATAGACCTGTACACCAGCACTACATGGCAGGACGCGACCTCAATAACACCaggatatatttgtatttggAGTAGCGGACAAGACGTCACAAAATATAAACCTAATAAACAGAATGTTCTATGCTAATTATAATGCTTTTTATCAGTAACTATTCTGATTAGAGCTAGTTTGGCAACAGCTTTTACTAACAAGAGTGGACTTAACCACAGACTCATTAAATGAAGGAAAATAATTCTTTATAAAAAGGAAACATGTCACCGCCAACCCTTTGGGCCAATCAGTATCAAGTTATAACTTCCAtacagacagacggacaaatAGAGGCCAATCCATAATCCCTCCCTGCCTTCACTGGAGGACAATCAGATTTAATGACCTGAGCACTGATGGCTACTAACCTTTCAAACCTCTGCATGGAGAGCGCCAGGGTTTTGTTGAGCTCCTCGATGATGCGGCTGGGCGCATGCAAGCTGCCGTACTGAAGCTGAAACGGGTGACCGTGGCTCTGGTGAAGACTGGATAGAGCGGCGAGCTGAGAGGGCAGCAAGGTGCCGTGATATGGGGGCATGCCCTGGGGAGGGCCGCACTTTTGGGAGAAGGTGCAGAGGGAATTGGGGGGCGGAGAAGGGGAGTCCAGCCCCCCTGGAGGCACACAAATCATCACTTTCTTGGGAGGCAGAGGTGGAGAGTGCTTTCCCCCGGGCATACAGGGCAACTTCATCGGCTGGCAAGAAtctaggaagaaaaaaaaacaagtataaCAGGACCGAAGAAGTATTTATGGGTTAActtgttcaattcaattttattgtcattcagcATGTTAGACACACGGAGAACGAAATTCGCTCTCAGGACCAGCAATATGGCAGTGGCAGTAATTCATTAACCTATGATTAAAAAAGATAAGATttaaatatagaataaataaaataaaataagaaataaaatcagttctttaaaaacaatcaaaGCGACAAGTATTTCAGGGCATCAGCAGTCCATAAAGTGCATCAGTAGTCCATAGGGTAAAGTGCATACAGTTCAATAAAAAGCATACAGTTCTTTAGGGAAAAGGGATGGCAGCAGCACACAGTAGAGTTTAGTTGTGCTATATTGCATCAATGCAGACAGACTTCAATGCAGACAGATAAACAGAGCTCATGGACGATCAGACATGGCTCAGATGTAAGCGCAGGGCGGTGGGAATTAGGCCAGGGTAATGTAACTTCCCTCTGACTGACAGATTGACAATGACAGAGAGAGCCCAGCTGACCTAACAACAGAGGACTTTAATGAGACTACTCTAATCCTGTGCACGTGTGGCAACGCAGGTAGAGTTTAAAGCAACAGCAGTCACGGCTCACTTTTCAAAACAAGTACTGTGCATAGTATGTAGGGCACAACACATTCTGTATATTGGTTTGGAAAAAGGGAAACTGAGCATTTACTAAGACCACTAACCTGTGCTATGGTTTGGGATCCTAGAGAAAGGTTttggagggagagcaggaggcTGTTTGTGGTAATGCGGTGGCTTGGCGGGGATATCCTGAAGGTCCCCTGAGTAGGTGACAGATTTCTTGATGGGCAGGACCATAGATGACTTAATAGAGGGCTCCTGAGTGCAGACTCCGCCGTCCATCGAGGATCGGAACTCAAAGGTTGCTAAacacaaaaaagtaacaatctgaaaatgtgtttgactgcacaaaaaaaaaaaaaaaaaaaaagacacttcacCAGAAGACTGTTCGAACAAAGTTGAAAATGAACTCTTGGTGCTGTGTTTTGAAACAATGCAGTGGGGGTGATTCAGAAAGCTAAGACTGTTTAACGACCCAAGAGCGTTTTATCAGCACAAAGCAGACCATGGAACAGTGTCAGCCAAACAGTTTGACAGaacttttgctttttaattcttcAACAGCGCTGAGCCATTTGATGGATTTTGCATGATCACATTTTAAGGCTGACAGTGCGATTCACAACGCTGCTCACATATTCTGACAAACAATGTGTGGGAGCTTTCCCCCAATACTACATTTCATATTGACTGCCATTTTAAACAGACAAccacaataataatatttattaatgCTTATCCCTGTATAATTTGGaaagaaaagtttttttaaggCTTTTACCATTCAAGGCGTTATTGTAACCAGCTGCCATACAGAAAGACCTTTAAAAAGGCCCTCTTTTTGAAGCATCTTCATAAGGAAAGATGTAATGTTGAAATGCCGTTAAAATGGCGGACTCTGTACCATTTAACTCAAAACTAGACTAGTGACAGGGTTTGGCTGGCGCGTGCCACATTAAATCAAGGAACTCAAGAGTGCCAGTCAAAGACGGCGACCAGATAAAGCCGATTACAAtccaacagccaatcagatgaaAGTTTCACACATTGTTGCCAACATgggatttcttttctttttaatatagttctatttttggATCTAATTCTATTTTGAGCACAACAAAGTGAATTGTGTAGTATATCTATACATCAAGGGATGTCAATGCTAATAAAACATTACAGCTTTAATAGAAACTGTTTGCTTAGCATGGATAAAAATAACCACTGCTGATCTATCAAGCTGTGCGCACaagctttttattattatggaAACTAGGTTGTCACTGGGCAGGAGAATTGAGCACACCTGGCCTAATTAATATGCATTCTAAGGAGTGGCACAGTTATTGTGCAAAaatagaagaggtagatttatCAGT
This Sander lucioperca isolate FBNREF2018 chromosome 9, SLUC_FBN_1.2, whole genome shotgun sequence DNA region includes the following protein-coding sequences:
- the LOC116046036 gene encoding phosphatase and actin regulator 1-like isoform X3; protein product: MRSESLLSGTHTPPIRHRSKFATLGRLLKPWKWRKKKSEKFKQTSAALERKMSMRQSRDELIKRGVLKEIFEKATFEFRSSMDGGVCTQEPSIKSSMVLPIKKSVTYSGDLQDIPAKPPHYHKQPPALPPKPFSRIPNHSTDSCQPMKLPCMPGGKHSPPLPPKKVMICVPPGGLDSPSPPPNSLCTFSQKCGPPQGMPPYHGTLLPSQLAALSSLHQSHGHPFQLQYGSLHAPSRIIEELNKTLALSMQRFESSALHGVGQCVPLDRREVPSVIIDYEDDKENMPNESDYEDLPSMYKDEDDDVDDDEDDDEDDILTSSLAQKVLRKDSLAIKLSNRPSKRELEEKNILPMQTDEERLESRQQIGTKLTRRLSQRPTAEELEQRNILKPRNEQEEIEEKREIKRRLSRKLSQRPTVEELRQAKILIQFSDYVEVSDAQDYDRRADKPWTRLTAADKAAIRKELNDFKSNEMEVHESSRHLTRFHRP
- the LOC116046036 gene encoding phosphatase and actin regulator 1-like isoform X2, which encodes MATTPDSSTDRRPIRRLRSKSDIPYLVEARLSFNLRTAEEGERLAAMRSESLLSGTHTPPIRHRSKFATLGRLLKPWKWRKKKSEKFKQTSAALERKMSMRQSRDELIKRGVLKEIFEKATFEFRSSMDGGVCTQEPSIKSSMVLPIKKSVTYSGDLQDIPAKPPHYHKQPPALPPKPFSRIPNHSTDSCQPMKLPCMPGGKHSPPLPPKKVMICVPPGGLDSPSPPPNSLCTFSQKCGPPQGMPPYHGTLLPSQLAALSSLHQSHGHPFQLQYGSLHAPSRIIEELNKTLALSMQRFESSALHGVGQCVPLDRREVPSVIIDYEDDKENMPNESDYEDLPSMYKDEDDDVDDDEDDDEDDILTSSLAQKVLRKDSLAIKLSNRPSKRELEEKNILPMQTDEERLESRQQIGTKLTRRLSQRPTAEELEQRNILKPRNEQEEIEEKREIKRRLSRKLSQRPTVEELRQAKILIQFSDYVEVSDAQDYDRRADKPWTRLTAADKAAIRKELNDFKSNEMEVHESSRHLTRFHRP
- the LOC116046036 gene encoding phosphatase and actin regulator 1-like isoform X1, producing the protein MFRTANYPTVDPAPTIMHGTWFTTGCRETPVAVEKPKKKAFSLVKIMSLSNKKGHDQHPHHNNNMPFTIHCHIGKEIKHICSNCSRGNDTRDAEEGERLAAMRSESLLSGTHTPPIRHRSKFATLGRLLKPWKWRKKKSEKFKQTSAALERKMSMRQSRDELIKRGVLKEIFEKATFEFRSSMDGGVCTQEPSIKSSMVLPIKKSVTYSGDLQDIPAKPPHYHKQPPALPPKPFSRIPNHSTDSCQPMKLPCMPGGKHSPPLPPKKVMICVPPGGLDSPSPPPNSLCTFSQKCGPPQGMPPYHGTLLPSQLAALSSLHQSHGHPFQLQYGSLHAPSRIIEELNKTLALSMQRFESSALHGVGQCVPLDRREVPSVIIDYEDDKENMPNESDYEDLPSMYKDEDDDVDDDEDDDEDDILTSSLAQKVLRKDSLAIKLSNRPSKRELEEKNILPMQTDEERLESRQQIGTKLTRRLSQRPTAEELEQRNILKPRNEQEEIEEKREIKRRLSRKLSQRPTVEELRQAKILIQFSDYVEVSDAQDYDRRADKPWTRLTAADKAAIRKELNDFKSNEMEVHESSRHLTRFHRP